The proteins below come from a single Miscanthus floridulus cultivar M001 chromosome 1, ASM1932011v1, whole genome shotgun sequence genomic window:
- the LOC136452757 gene encoding ACD11 homolog protein-like isoform X3 — protein MLGFRQMAWSSSAQTQAPSEQLCEGAAAVVAARQGMETPLTAVAEAFEELARGMVADSGELRLAPFSDTCALVSVLFSSLGMAFRFAEIEYVTKVNDLIGAGKSYRTLSDILDKDIQNDCVKKQGSHSRNLRRVRLGLGLIKALFEQFLATENQIYEYEDAGAA, from the exons ATGCTCGGGTTCAGGCAGATGGCGTGGTCGTCGTCGGCGCAGACGCAGGCGCCGTCGGAGCAGCTGTGCGAAGGGGCGGCGGCCGTCGTGGCGGCGCGCCAGGGGATGGAGACGCCGCTgacggcggtggcggaggcgttCGAGGAGCTGGCGCGCGGGATGGTGGCCGACAGCGGGGAGCTCCGCCTCGCGCCCTTCAGCGACACCTGCGCCCTCGTCTCCGTGCTCTTCAGCAGCCTCGGGATGGCCTTCAGGTTCGCCGAGATCGAGTACGTCACCAAG GTGAACGATCTCATCGGTGCCGGCAAGTCGTACCGCACGCTGAGCGACATCCTCGACAAGGACATCCAGAATGACTGCGTGAAGAAGCAGGGAAGCCACTCCCGGAACCTGCGCAGGGtccgcctcggcctcggccttaTCAAGGCCCTCTTCGAGCAATTCCTCGCTACCGA GAACCAGATCTACGAGTACGAGGATGCCGGAGCAGCGTAA
- the LOC136452757 gene encoding ACD11 homolog protein-like isoform X2, with product MLGFRQMAWSSSAQTQAPSEQLCEGAAAVVAARQGMETPLTAVAEAFEELARGMVADSGELRLAPFSDTCALVSVLFSSLGMAFRFAEIEYVTKVNDLIGAGKSYRTLSDILDKDIQNDCVKKQGSHSRNLRRVRLGLGLIKALFEQFLATDWAAHPGRGTLVAVGR from the exons ATGCTCGGGTTCAGGCAGATGGCGTGGTCGTCGTCGGCGCAGACGCAGGCGCCGTCGGAGCAGCTGTGCGAAGGGGCGGCGGCCGTCGTGGCGGCGCGCCAGGGGATGGAGACGCCGCTgacggcggtggcggaggcgttCGAGGAGCTGGCGCGCGGGATGGTGGCCGACAGCGGGGAGCTCCGCCTCGCGCCCTTCAGCGACACCTGCGCCCTCGTCTCCGTGCTCTTCAGCAGCCTCGGGATGGCCTTCAGGTTCGCCGAGATCGAGTACGTCACCAAG GTGAACGATCTCATCGGTGCCGGCAAGTCGTACCGCACGCTGAGCGACATCCTCGACAAGGACATCCAGAATGACTGCGTGAAGAAGCAGGGAAGCCACTCCCGGAACCTGCGCAGGGtccgcctcggcctcggccttaTCAAGGCCCTCTTCGAGCAATTCCTCGCTACCGA TTGGGCAGCTCACCCTGGCAGAGGTACACTCGTCGCAGtgggacgctga
- the LOC136452757 gene encoding ACD11 homolog protein-like isoform X1 — translation MLGFRQMAWSSSAQTQAPSEQLCEGAAAVVAARQGMETPLTAVAEAFEELARGMVADSGELRLAPFSDTCALVSVLFSSLGMAFRFAEIEYVTKVNDLIGAGKSYRTLSDILDKDIQNDCVKKQGSHSRNLRRVRLGLGLIKALFEQFLATEYVSLHSTKRKHLITKL, via the exons ATGCTCGGGTTCAGGCAGATGGCGTGGTCGTCGTCGGCGCAGACGCAGGCGCCGTCGGAGCAGCTGTGCGAAGGGGCGGCGGCCGTCGTGGCGGCGCGCCAGGGGATGGAGACGCCGCTgacggcggtggcggaggcgttCGAGGAGCTGGCGCGCGGGATGGTGGCCGACAGCGGGGAGCTCCGCCTCGCGCCCTTCAGCGACACCTGCGCCCTCGTCTCCGTGCTCTTCAGCAGCCTCGGGATGGCCTTCAGGTTCGCCGAGATCGAGTACGTCACCAAG GTGAACGATCTCATCGGTGCCGGCAAGTCGTACCGCACGCTGAGCGACATCCTCGACAAGGACATCCAGAATGACTGCGTGAAGAAGCAGGGAAGCCACTCCCGGAACCTGCGCAGGGtccgcctcggcctcggccttaTCAAGGCCCTCTTCGAGCAATTCCTCGCTACCGAGTACGTCTCGTTACATTCAACCAAACGCAAACATCTCATCACGAAACTCTGA
- the LOC136453009 gene encoding uncharacterized protein: MPEVRALGKRAVSPVGSMAEVEQAVVGVTQLPPQRVEGAPESGEGRPAPADTEAVPPPPPPPLQRRVVVPKRRKRLAEVLALAPLKALKVSPSSTAHRVVEAQAAIQRGTTSARADPKEPVAQGEATELAPTQVGEGAPTPREADARGSDGAKAPLVTGATEAEAPQTSEVETMEAGVPRTTEAAVAEAGALGTTEVGAAKAGVSTAKPAAQEVEMKVAEASVPPLVQGLPPLRESAREVEVHSISTDDTSRGKEGADAEAASTVEQPAPTSGEGSSALVRM; this comes from the exons atgcccgaggtgcgggcgttagggaagcgagccgtcagcccagtgggctcaaTGGCTGAGGTAGAGCAGGCGGTGGTGGGGgtgacgcaactgcccccgcagagggtcgagggggcaccGGAGTCTGGCGAGGGCCGGCCGGCACCGGCGGACACggaggccgtgccaccgccgccgccaccgccgttgcagaggagggtcGTAGTGCCGAAGCG CCGGAAGCGCCTTGCGGAGGTGCTCGCCTTGGCgccacttaaggcgctcaaggtgagccctagctccaccgcccaccgagtggtggaggcacaagccgccatacaacgtggcacgacatcggcgagggccgacccgaaggagccggtcgcccaaggagaggctaccgagcTGGCCCCGACACAggtgggggagggagcgcctacgCCCCGCGAGGCCGATGCTCGTGGGTCAGATGGGGCCAAGGCGCCCTTGGTCACTGGGGCCACCGAGGCCGAGGCCCCCCAGACCTCCGAGGTCGAGACGATGGAGGCTGGGGtgcccaggaccaccgaggccgcggtggcggaggccggagccctcggGACCACTGAGGTTGGGGCGGCCAAGGCTGGCGTGAGCACGGCGAAGCCggcggcccaggaagtggagatgaaggtggcAGAAGCCTCAGTACCGCCCCTGGTCCAAGGCCTACCGCCGTTGCGGGAGAGtgcccgggaagtggaggtccattcgatctccaccgacgatacttcccgagggaaggagggggcggatgccgaggcggccagcaccgtggagcagccagctccAACCTCTGGTGAGGGAAGTTCAGCCCTCGTGCGGATGTGA